One stretch of Miscanthus floridulus cultivar M001 chromosome 18, ASM1932011v1, whole genome shotgun sequence DNA includes these proteins:
- the LOC136519509 gene encoding uncharacterized protein encodes MQRWSTNRTLQCRNSHKFVETAKSPSSNRSSSSSSGSSTSGGSSSGSSCSDSSDSDSSDSGSDDECVTSNPAPEVLPKTDASPMAMPHKVLSPIAAEEFAETENSRRSNSSLLEDGEIEEEHGTSPVAAEKFAETVNSTGSANGQCVRSSLAPAVHPEPSKPQPAAQGTVRHFYAKGYEKKRERAVAAQGTVGHFYAKAFEKKRERQRAYKKLEEMERNAKAKPIFDWIHPRHLRQLGITTPVEYAVTSERRFPARRGCPVQSLLGHFLKAE; translated from the coding sequence ATGCAGAGATGGAGTACCAACAGAACATTGCAGTGTCGCAATTCACACAAGTTTGTTGAAACAGCAAAAAGCCCCAGCAGCAACCGCAGCTCTAGCAGTTCGTCTGGATCATCCACCAGCGGCGGCAGTTCATCTGGATCTTCATGCAGCGATTCATCAGATTCCGACAGCAGCGACTCTGGCTCCGACGACGAGTGTGTGACAAGCAATCCGGCTCCTGAAGTTCTTCCCAAGACCGACGCCTCTCCCATGGCAATGCCACACAAGGTTCTCAGTCCTATCGCTGCAGAGGAGTTTGCTGAAACCGAGAACAGCCGAAGAAGCAACAgttcattacttgaagatggcgAGATAGAAGAAGAGCACGGCACCTCCCCTGTGGCTGCAGAGAAGTTTGCTGAAACCGTCAACAGTACAGGATCTGCCAATGGCCAATGCGTCAGAAGCAGCCTGGCTCCTGCCGTCCATCCCGAGCCATCGAAGCCGCAACCAGCTGCACAAGGCACTGTTCGTCATTTCTATGCCAAGGGTTATGAGAAGAAGCGCGAGAGGGCTGTGGCTGCACAAGGCACCGTTGGTCATTTCTATGCCAAAGCTTTTGAGAAGAAGCGCGAGAGGCAGAGAGCCTACAAAAagctagaagagatggagaggaaCGCGAAGGCGAAGCCCATCTTCGACTGGATACACCCGAGACACTTGAGGCAGCTAGGGATCACCACCCCGGTGGAGTACGCTGTCACCTCGGAGCGGCGCTTTCCTGCTCGTCGTGGCTGCCCGGTGCAGAGTCTACTTGGGCACTTCTTGAAAGCAGAGTAG